The DNA region GCAAATCACGGGTCTTGTTCCTGACGCCGCGCTCCTTGAGCTTGAGGGCCATGGGCACGAGGCCATCATCGCGCACGGTGAGCCCGCGGTGCGGGGCATCGAGCGCTGGCTGTCGCAGCTACCGCCGCGCGCCTAGCTCTAGCCCTCGCGGGTGACGATCGAATCGGCGAGGCGCTCGAACGCGTCTTTCACGGTCGAGTTTGGCAACGGGGCGATCGCGGCTACCGCGTCTGATGCCCACTGCTTCGCTGTTGCGAGCGTCTCTGCGGTCACCTCGTGTTCGCGCAGCTCAGCGACCTCGCGGTCGAGCAGCGTCGCGGGTTCGCCGGCCTGAATGCGCGCGGCGCCCTCTTCGATGCGAACGAGAAGATCCTTTGCCGCACGGTCGGTCTCGGCACGCCTTTGCAACAGCAGCACCGGCAGCGTCTGCACGCCAGCGCGCAGATCGGTGCCAGCGAGCTTGCCCGTCTGCTCTTTGTCTTCTGAGAGGTCGAGCACATCATCGATGAGCTGGAAGGCAACGCCGATGCGCTCACCGTACTCCTGCACCATGTCGGCGTATTCGGCCTTGGCCCCGCCAAACATGACGCCCATGCGTGCGGCGGTCGCGATGAGCGCGCCCGTCTTGTCGGCCAGCACCTGCATATAGTGCTCAATACGGTCGTCGCCCTCCTGGGGCCCGACCGTCTCGTGCAGCTGGCCGAGGCACAGACGCTCGAACGTTTTCGCCTGAAGCACGATCGCTTCTTCACCCATGCCAGAGACGAGCGATGAGGCACGCGCAAAGAGCAGGTCGCCCGCGAGAATCGCGACCGAGTTTGACCAGACGGTGTGGGCGGCGGGAACGCCGCGGCGCAGTGTCGCCTCGTCCATGACATCGTCGTGGTACAGCGACGCGAGGTGGGTCAGTTCGACCGAAACGGCAGCGCGGTGTACGAGCTCGTTCGGGCCGTCGCCGAGCTGGCTCGCAAGCAGCGTGAGCAGCGGGCGAATACGTTTGCCGCCGGCCTCAGCGAGGTAGCGCGCCGGGGCATCAGCAACCGGCGAGGCAAACGAGAGCTGCTCGACGAGCTGGGCTTCGACGTGCGCCATCTCTTTTTCAAGCTTTTTGGCGTGCAGCTTGTCGCGAGCCCCCTTAAAGAGGTTCGTTGGGAGCATCTGCGTCGCGGTGTCTTCAGCGATGGGAAGGCTCATTTTTTGGTCTCACCCTCAATGATGTCTAAGTTCTGAACGGCTTTTTCGCCTGGCACGAACCCGCGGTGCAGGGCCACGATACCGGCGGTGAGGTTGCGGTAGCCGACCTGCTCGAAACCGGCCTCGGTCATCCATGACGCGAGCTCGGCCTGCAGCGGCCACTTCTCAATTGATTCAGTCAGATAGTCGTAGGCTTCGCCCGGGCCGCCCACGAGGCTCGCAAGCTTTGGCAGCACGTTCTTCGAGTACCACGAGTACGGCCCGCGAATGAGAGCGAGAGGCGGCTGTGAGAACTCGCAGATGACGAGTCGCCCACCGGGCTTCGTCACGCGCAGCATCTCGCGAAGCGCCTTTTTCGGGTCGTTAACGTTGCGCAGGCCGAACGAGATCGACGAGGCGTCAAAGCTGTTGTCTTCAAACGGCAGGTCTGTCGCGTCGGCCCACACGAAGTCGATGAGCTCGTTGCCAGCCTGGCGTTTCTCGCCCTCGGCGAGCATGCCGCGCGAGAAGTCGGCCGCGGTCACGTGAGCGCCCTGGGCCGCGAAGGCCGCACTCGACGTGCCGGTGCCGGCTGCGAGGTCAAGCACCCGCATTCCCTTGCGCGGGGCGACGGCCTTCACCGTGGCGATTCGCCACAGGCGCGACTGGTACGCAGAGAGCACGTCGTTAATGATGTCGTAGCGAGGGGAGACCTCGTCGAACATGCTCGAAACGTCGCTCGCTGGTTTTTCGTTTGCATTGGGGCGAATCACCCCTCCATGCTACCTGCAACGGCTGACGTTACCCTCATGAGTCATGTTTTTGCCCCGTAAGGCCCGTGCAGCGCACCGCCGTCACCTGTGAATCAGGCCACGCTCCCCCACCCCACAGCGGGTAGATTGGAACCGTGAACACCGTTTCTCTGCCCCGCTTTCGTGTCGTCTCTCGGCCGCTCAGCCGGGTGCCCGACCTCGTTCAGCTTGCCGATTCCCAAAACCCGTTGCTCTGGGTGCGCAAGCAACGCGGCTTCGTGGGCCTCTGTGTCGCGTACCGCCTCGATACGCACGGCGGCGAGCGCTTCGCAGACGCTTCACGTGCTTGGGCGGCGATGCAAGAAAACGCCGTCGTCGACGACCCGATCGCCGGCCCAGCAACGGGCCTGATCGCCCTCGGAACGTTCTCGTTCGCAAGCAACAGCCAGACCCCCTCGACCCTCATCGTGCCGCGCGTCATTGTCGGCAAGAAAGATGGAGAGGCGTGGATCACGTACGTGGGCGACGACTCGGTCGATCCGCACCCCGCGGCAGCGTCGCTCGCGAGCGTCGACGTCTTCGACGTCGCTCAGCTCGATGACCTTCTCGCGCTTGCCGGCGTGAGGGCTGGTGGGGCCGCGACTGCGGCATGGCAGCCGCTTCAGTGGGAGGCTCCAGAGGGCGAGACCGAAGCGTACCGGGCAGGCGTCGCCGAGGCGGGCCGCAGGCTTGACGCTGCCGCCATCGAAAAGGTGGTGCTCGCGCGCAGGCTCCAGGCGCCGCTCGCTGAGGGCGCCGATTTGCGGGTTCCGCTTGGCAGGCTCGCACACCGTTACCTCGACTGTTGGACCTTTGCGGTCGACGGCATGATCGGTGCAAGCCCAGAGACGCTCATTCGGTCAATTCACGCAAAGGTCTCGGCGCGCGTGCTCGCTGGCACCCGCAGGCGCGATGAGAATGAGGCGCGCGACGAGGCGCTCTCTCGCGAGCTCATTGCGAGTGAAAAGGAGCAGCTCGAGCACCGCTTCGCGATCGAGAGCCTCGTCGAGACGCTCTCGCCGCACGTCACCGATCTGCAGCACGACGCCGAACCTTCGCTCTTGCAACTGCCAAACGTGTGGCACCTTGCGACCCGGGTGACGGCGCAGCTCGCCGACGGGGCCGACGCGTTCGAGCTCGCTGAAGCGGTGCATCCGACGGCCGCGGTCGCCGGAACCCCGACGCCGCTCGCGATGGACACGATTG from Leucobacter sp. UCMA 4100 includes:
- a CDS encoding polyprenyl synthetase family protein; translated protein: MSLPIAEDTATQMLPTNLFKGARDKLHAKKLEKEMAHVEAQLVEQLSFASPVADAPARYLAEAGGKRIRPLLTLLASQLGDGPNELVHRAAVSVELTHLASLYHDDVMDEATLRRGVPAAHTVWSNSVAILAGDLLFARASSLVSGMGEEAIVLQAKTFERLCLGQLHETVGPQEGDDRIEHYMQVLADKTGALIATAARMGVMFGGAKAEYADMVQEYGERIGVAFQLIDDVLDLSEDKEQTGKLAGTDLRAGVQTLPVLLLQRRAETDRAAKDLLVRIEEGAARIQAGEPATLLDREVAELREHEVTAETLATAKQWASDAVAAIAPLPNSTVKDAFERLADSIVTREG
- a CDS encoding class I SAM-dependent methyltransferase, with translation MIRPNANEKPASDVSSMFDEVSPRYDIINDVLSAYQSRLWRIATVKAVAPRKGMRVLDLAAGTGTSSAAFAAQGAHVTAADFSRGMLAEGEKRQAGNELIDFVWADATDLPFEDNSFDASSISFGLRNVNDPKKALREMLRVTKPGGRLVICEFSQPPLALIRGPYSWYSKNVLPKLASLVGGPGEAYDYLTESIEKWPLQAELASWMTEAGFEQVGYRNLTAGIVALHRGFVPGEKAVQNLDIIEGETKK
- a CDS encoding isochorismate synthase; its protein translation is MNTVSLPRFRVVSRPLSRVPDLVQLADSQNPLLWVRKQRGFVGLCVAYRLDTHGGERFADASRAWAAMQENAVVDDPIAGPATGLIALGTFSFASNSQTPSTLIVPRVIVGKKDGEAWITYVGDDSVDPHPAAASLASVDVFDVAQLDDLLALAGVRAGGAATAAWQPLQWEAPEGETEAYRAGVAEAGRRLDAAAIEKVVLARRLQAPLAEGADLRVPLGRLAHRYLDCWTFAVDGMIGASPETLIRSIHAKVSARVLAGTRRRDENEARDEALSRELIASEKEQLEHRFAIESLVETLSPHVTDLQHDAEPSLLQLPNVWHLATRVTAQLADGADAFELAEAVHPTAAVAGTPTPLAMDTIDELEPFDRGRYAGAVGWVGAGGNGDWAIALRSAQVDHSQSPATITAFAGGGLVVGADPEHELSETVAKFRPMMEACS